A part of Fusarium oxysporum Fo47 chromosome III, complete sequence genomic DNA contains:
- a CDS encoding glucosamine-6-phosphate isomerases/6-phosphogluconolactonase-domain-containing protein, with product MGKTQPNLFAFRNVDALAPALRSYVIQSQAAGIARHGAFKVGVSGGSLPKTLAQALLAPSSGPNDVVDFKRWEIFFADERAVPLDHEDSNYALLKKELLDKIPEDQKPTVHPIDTEHLNDLQELADQYEKTLVASFASRDSVRLPIFDLLLLGCGPDGHTCSLFPGHELLREVDAWVAPIEDSPKPPPKRITLTLPVVNHSVRVAFVATGGGKKDIMKQIFDTDGGLPCTLVNEGTGERCSWFVDEPAVEGVSFPRRAFL from the coding sequence ATGGGTAAAACACAACCAAACCTTTTCGCATTTCGCAACGTTGACGCCCTCGCCCCGGCGCTGCGTTCTTATGTTATCCAGAGCCAAGCTGCCGGCATCGCCCGGCACGGCGCTTTCAAAGTGGGTGTATCTGGTGGTTCGCTCCCCAAGACGCTCGCCCAAGCCCTCCTGGCCCCCTCTTCGGGCCCCAACGATGTCGTCGATTTCAAGCGCTGGGAAATCTTCTTTGCAGATGAGCGCGCTGTGCCCCTCGACCACGAAGACTCCAACTATgcccttctcaagaaggaacTTCTGGACAAGATCCCCGAGGACCAGAAGCCCACCGTGCACCCCATCGACACAGAACACTTGAACGACCTGCAAGAACTTGCCGACCAGTACGAGAAGACACTCGTTGCCAGCTTCGCCAGCCGCGACTCGGTCCGTCTGCCTATCTTcgacctcctcctcctcggctGCGGACCCGACGGACACACCTGCTCTCTTTTCCCTGGCCATGAACTGCTCCGTGAAGTCGACGCCTGGGTTGCTCCCATTGAAGACTCCCCTAAGCCTCCTCCCAAGCGCATCACCCTCACTCTTCCAGTCGTCAACCACTCCGTTCGTGTCGCGTTCGTCGCTACTGGCGGCGGCAAGAAGGACATCATGAAGCAGATCTTCGATACCGACGGTGGTCTGCCTTGCACTCTTGTCAATGAGGGCACTGGTGAACGCTGCAGTTGGTTCGTCGACGAGCCTGCTGTCGAGGGCGTCAGCTTTCCGCGAAGGGCTTTCCTCTGA